One genomic region from Granulicatella adiacens ATCC 49175 encodes:
- the dnaK gene encoding molecular chaperone DnaK, translating into MSKIIGIDLGTTNSAVAVLEGNEAKIIANPEGNRTTPSVVAFKNGEIQVGEVAKRQAVTNPNTISSIKRHMGEAGYKVEIEGKSYTPQEISAMILQYLKGYAEEYLGEKVEKAVITVPAYFNDAQRQATKDAGRIAGLEVERIVNEPTAAALAYGLDKVDHEEKILVFDLGGGTFDVSILELGDGVFDVLSTAGDNHLGGDDFDQKIIDFLVEEFQRDNGIDLSSDKMAMQRLKDAAEKAKKDLSGVSQTQISLPFISAGAAGPLHLEVTLTRAKFDQLTQDLVERTKEPVRRALSDAGLSASDIDQVLLVGGSTRIPAVVEAVRKETGKEPNKSVNPDEVVAMGAAIQGGVISGDVKDIVLLDVTPLSLGIETMGGVFTKLIDRNTTIPTSKSQVFSTAADNQPAVDVHVLQGERPMAADNKTLGRFQLTDIPAAPRGVPQIEVTFDIDKNGIVNVRAKDLGTGKEQAITIKSSSGLSDEEIERMVKDAEANAEADKKRKEEVDLRNEVDQLIFTVDKTLKELDGKVDASDVQKAEAARDELKAAVEANDLDAMKVKRDALNEVVQNLTVKLYEQAAAAQQASGASPEGATEQSSSNNDGVVDADFEEVD; encoded by the coding sequence ATGAGTAAAATTATTGGTATTGACTTAGGAACAACAAACTCAGCAGTAGCTGTTTTAGAAGGTAACGAAGCAAAAATTATTGCTAACCCAGAAGGAAACCGTACAACACCATCTGTTGTAGCGTTCAAAAATGGAGAAATTCAAGTAGGTGAAGTTGCAAAACGTCAAGCAGTAACAAACCCAAATACAATTTCATCAATTAAACGTCACATGGGTGAAGCTGGTTATAAAGTAGAAATTGAAGGTAAATCTTATACGCCTCAAGAAATCTCAGCGATGATTCTACAATACTTAAAAGGATATGCTGAAGAATATCTTGGAGAAAAAGTTGAAAAAGCGGTTATTACTGTACCTGCATACTTCAACGACGCTCAACGTCAAGCAACAAAAGACGCTGGTCGTATCGCTGGTTTAGAAGTGGAACGTATCGTTAACGAACCAACTGCAGCGGCTCTTGCATATGGTTTAGATAAAGTAGACCACGAAGAAAAAATCTTAGTATTTGACCTTGGTGGTGGTACATTCGACGTATCAATCCTTGAATTAGGGGACGGCGTATTCGACGTATTATCAACAGCTGGTGACAACCATCTAGGTGGGGATGACTTCGACCAAAAAATCATTGATTTCTTAGTGGAAGAATTCCAACGTGATAACGGTATTGATCTATCAAGCGATAAAATGGCAATGCAACGTTTGAAAGATGCTGCTGAAAAAGCTAAAAAAGACTTATCAGGTGTCTCTCAAACACAAATCAGCTTACCATTTATCTCTGCTGGTGCAGCTGGCCCATTACACTTAGAAGTAACATTAACTCGTGCTAAATTTGATCAGTTAACTCAAGATTTAGTAGAACGTACAAAAGAACCAGTACGTCGTGCTTTATCTGACGCAGGTTTATCAGCTTCTGATATCGACCAAGTATTATTAGTTGGTGGATCAACTCGTATTCCAGCAGTTGTAGAAGCTGTACGTAAAGAAACTGGTAAAGAACCTAACAAATCAGTAAACCCAGACGAAGTAGTAGCGATGGGTGCTGCAATCCAAGGTGGGGTTATCTCTGGTGATGTGAAAGATATCGTATTATTAGACGTAACACCATTATCACTTGGTATTGAAACAATGGGTGGAGTGTTCACTAAATTAATCGATCGTAACACTACAATCCCAACAAGTAAATCACAAGTATTCTCAACTGCAGCGGATAACCAACCGGCAGTAGACGTACACGTATTACAAGGTGAACGTCCAATGGCAGCGGACAACAAAACTTTAGGCCGCTTCCAATTAACAGACATTCCTGCTGCTCCTCGTGGTGTGCCACAAATCGAAGTAACATTCGATATCGATAAAAACGGTATTGTAAATGTACGTGCAAAAGATTTAGGAACTGGTAAAGAACAAGCAATTACAATTAAATCTTCTTCAGGTTTATCAGATGAAGAAATCGAACGTATGGTAAAAGATGCAGAAGCAAATGCTGAAGCAGATAAAAAACGTAAAGAAGAAGTAGATTTACGTAACGAAGTTGACCAATTAATCTTCACTGTTGATAAAACATTGAAAGAATTAGATGGTAAAGTAGATGCTAGCGACGTTCAAAAAGCTGAAGCAGCTCGTGATGAATTAAAAGCAGCTGTTGAAGCAAATGACTTAGACGCTATGAAAGTGAAACGTGATGCTTTAAATGAAGTGGTACAAAACTTAACTGTTAAACTTTATGAACAAGCAGCTGCAGCTCAACAAGCTTCTGGTGCTTCTCCAGAAGGAGCAACTGAACAATCATCTTCAAATAACGATGGCGTTGTGGATGCTGACTTCGAAGAAGTAGACTAA
- the grpE gene encoding nucleotide exchange factor GrpE, protein METNEHNTKEELIKENVVTDETPQEEVTEETTTELSNEEKLQQEVERLNDQVYRLSAEISNIQKRNAKERQDAAKYRSQSLAQNLLNVIDNLERAIASPSESEDAQNLKKGIEMVYESFLYALKEEGIEEIDALDQPFDPTLHHAVQTVPVEEGQEADKVVQVFQKGYKLKDRVLRPAMVIVSQ, encoded by the coding sequence TTGGAAACAAATGAACATAATACTAAAGAAGAATTAATTAAAGAAAATGTAGTGACAGATGAAACTCCTCAAGAAGAAGTTACTGAAGAAACCACAACAGAACTTTCGAATGAAGAGAAATTACAACAAGAAGTTGAAAGATTAAACGATCAAGTGTATCGACTTTCTGCTGAAATCTCAAACATTCAAAAAAGAAATGCTAAAGAAAGACAAGATGCTGCAAAATATCGTAGCCAAAGTCTAGCGCAAAACTTATTAAATGTGATTGATAATCTTGAGAGAGCTATTGCTTCTCCAAGTGAATCAGAAGATGCTCAAAACCTTAAAAAAGGAATTGAGATGGTGTATGAAAGTTTTCTTTATGCACTAAAAGAAGAAGGTATTGAAGAAATTGATGCATTAGATCAACCTTTTGATCCAACATTGCATCACGCTGTTCAGACTGTTCCTGTTGAAGAAGGTCAAGAAGCAGATAAAGTAGTGCAAGTGTTTCAAAAAGGTTATAAATTAAAAGATCGAGTATTACGACCAGCGATGGTCATCGTCTCACAATAA
- the hrcA gene encoding heat-inducible transcriptional repressor HrcA — protein sequence MMLTNRQLLILQLIIQLYTETLEPVGSKKLMEVAELPFSSATIRNEMMKLEELGYLEKNHTSSGRVPSNKGYRYYIDNILPRQKQPVALSVRNQIREVFQQSTLEIQDVFRLSADILATLTNYTAISFGPEVKTATLSGFRLVRLNPNQVMAIVVISNGLVENKVYTIPGAIDDSDLEKVVRIINDELIGVPLDIVAKRLKTDLPILMNRYMNSQIQIVKVIQEMMNRFENDRMHVAGRRYLLNYFDHHANVDQLKGIYQLMDDQSKLHQLVTNDHQDIQIRLGSEMDHPLLGDFSLVTASYETPNQDTGMIALLGPKNMPYSNVLSIVKGLREELATTIEDYYRNL from the coding sequence ATGATGTTAACCAATAGACAATTGCTAATCTTACAATTAATCATACAATTATATACGGAAACTTTGGAGCCGGTCGGGTCGAAGAAGTTGATGGAAGTTGCAGAATTACCATTTAGTTCAGCGACGATTCGTAACGAGATGATGAAGCTTGAAGAGTTGGGATATCTTGAAAAGAACCATACTTCTTCTGGGCGAGTTCCTTCTAATAAAGGATATCGTTACTACATCGACAATATTCTACCTAGACAAAAGCAACCTGTTGCTTTAAGCGTTCGAAATCAAATTCGTGAAGTTTTCCAACAGTCAACATTAGAGATTCAAGATGTATTTCGTTTATCTGCTGACATACTAGCAACATTAACGAACTACACCGCAATTTCTTTTGGACCGGAAGTGAAAACTGCCACGTTATCGGGATTTAGACTTGTTCGCCTAAACCCAAATCAAGTGATGGCAATCGTTGTTATCAGTAATGGTTTGGTAGAAAATAAAGTCTATACAATTCCGGGAGCTATTGACGATAGTGATTTAGAAAAAGTGGTTCGCATCATAAATGATGAATTAATTGGAGTGCCGCTAGATATCGTTGCTAAACGATTAAAGACGGATCTTCCAATCCTTATGAATCGCTACATGAATTCACAAATTCAAATCGTAAAAGTAATTCAAGAAATGATGAATCGTTTCGAGAATGATCGAATGCATGTTGCAGGAAGAAGATATTTGTTAAATTACTTTGATCATCACGCTAATGTGGATCAACTCAAAGGAATTTATCAATTGATGGATGATCAGTCTAAGTTACATCAACTAGTAACCAATGATCATCAAGATATTCAAATTAGGCTCGGCTCAGAAATGGATCATCCGTTACTTGGGGACTTTAGTTTGGTAACTGCTAGTTACGAAACTCCAAACCAAGATACAGGAATGATTGCACTTCTTGGACCAAAGAATATGCCGTATTCGAATGTATTATCAATTGTAAAAGGACTCAGGGAAGAGTTAGCAACCACGATAGAAGATTATTATCGTAACTTATAG
- a CDS encoding ribonuclease P, whose protein sequence is MISIEKMSYFFRYDKVKYKNPVKFPEIAEEMELLKKAGQDARQEFTKLTEAFQKNFKSFRMDRVSQWMNQAQMARPAFWRYFIEEGQDEGNPSFALRLFYNDDKLGVYVELSFIERKMNERSLMLQNKVLECEPNRNILYVASDFQKNATAYEGNVSNRDELIRAVKEEEVRKVILRRPVFLEKNKDEIEEELADALKELIPFYETIYMNEVN, encoded by the coding sequence ATGATTTCAATTGAAAAGATGAGTTATTTCTTTCGGTATGACAAAGTTAAATATAAAAATCCAGTAAAATTTCCAGAAATTGCAGAAGAAATGGAACTGTTGAAGAAGGCTGGCCAAGATGCAAGACAGGAATTCACGAAGTTAACAGAAGCGTTTCAGAAGAACTTTAAGTCATTTCGCATGGACCGAGTTAGTCAATGGATGAATCAAGCCCAAATGGCAAGACCCGCTTTTTGGAGATACTTTATCGAAGAGGGGCAAGATGAAGGAAATCCATCTTTTGCATTACGGTTGTTTTATAATGACGATAAATTGGGCGTATATGTAGAATTGAGTTTTATTGAACGTAAAATGAACGAACGCTCTCTGATGTTACAAAACAAAGTGTTGGAATGTGAACCTAATCGTAACATTTTATACGTAGCATCTGATTTTCAAAAGAATGCGACAGCTTATGAAGGAAACGTATCTAATAGAGATGAATTAATAAGAGCTGTTAAAGAAGAAGAGGTCCGTAAAGTTATTTTAAGAAGACCGGTGTTTCTTGAAAAGAACAAAGACGAAATTGAAGAAGAACTTGCGGACGCATTGAAGGAATTAATTCCGTTTTATGAAACCATTTATATGAATGAAGTAAATTAA
- a CDS encoding glutamate racemase has product MRIAVMAGTPMDTKLGVDLLMENGFTQTISVPISKNPVEQTTFQALEDEEREQYIRNVINGLKNDIDAVFVYCNSLSSVVNFDSLQEEYRLPMITPMQMYRTLGVEHDYLAVMAANSHGLTGVENNLYIANPNLKVFGVTMLELVKAIETGKPEEEIIKQFDFQSLFHYFESTEIEAVVLGCTHFPYVKSELEQLSNIPIIDVGVYMIDRLKSHIQEENHDFN; this is encoded by the coding sequence ATGCGGATTGCTGTGATGGCAGGAACACCTATGGACACGAAGTTAGGCGTTGATTTATTGATGGAAAATGGCTTTACTCAAACGATTTCTGTTCCGATTTCTAAAAATCCAGTCGAACAAACGACTTTTCAAGCGTTAGAAGACGAAGAAAGAGAACAATATATTAGAAATGTGATTAACGGGCTGAAAAACGATATTGACGCCGTTTTTGTATACTGTAACTCACTAAGTTCAGTTGTGAATTTCGATTCATTGCAAGAAGAATATAGACTTCCTATGATTACTCCGATGCAAATGTATCGCACACTAGGCGTCGAACATGATTATTTAGCAGTAATGGCCGCGAATTCTCATGGATTAACAGGAGTAGAAAACAATCTATATATTGCAAATCCTAATCTTAAGGTGTTTGGTGTGACGATGCTAGAACTGGTTAAAGCGATCGAAACTGGAAAACCAGAAGAGGAGATTATTAAACAATTCGATTTTCAAAGTTTATTCCACTATTTTGAAAGTACAGAGATTGAAGCAGTCGTACTAGGATGTACGCATTTCCCATATGTAAAGTCAGAATTAGAGCAACTCTCAAATATTCCAATTATTGATGTGGGTGTCTATATGATTGACCGATTGAAGAGCCATATTCAGGAGGAAAATCATGATTTCAATTGA
- the efp gene encoding elongation factor P, translated as MINVSDLKAGMTFILDGKLIKVLEISHHKPGKGNTVMRMKIRDVRNGSTVDTTMRPDEKVERAHIDTKDVQYLYSQDGVGVFMDLETYEQYEIPEETIEQELKYILENMEVKIQFYGSEVIGVSLPSTVVLQVTETQPSIKGATVTGSGKPATMETGLVVNVPDFIEAGEYLEVNTAEGTYVRRATK; from the coding sequence ATGATTAACGTAAGTGATTTAAAAGCTGGAATGACATTCATTCTTGATGGAAAATTAATTAAAGTGTTGGAAATCAGCCACCACAAACCAGGTAAAGGGAACACAGTAATGCGTATGAAAATCCGTGACGTTCGTAACGGTTCAACAGTAGATACAACAATGCGTCCTGATGAAAAAGTTGAACGTGCACACATCGATACAAAAGATGTTCAATACTTATACAGCCAAGATGGCGTTGGAGTATTCATGGACTTAGAAACATACGAACAATACGAAATTCCTGAAGAAACAATCGAACAAGAATTGAAATACATTCTTGAAAACATGGAAGTTAAAATCCAATTCTACGGTTCAGAAGTAATTGGGGTTTCATTACCATCAACAGTTGTACTGCAAGTTACTGAAACTCAACCATCAATTAAAGGTGCTACAGTTACAGGTTCTGGTAAACCAGCAACAATGGAAACAGGTTTAGTAGTTAACGTTCCAGACTTCATTGAAGCAGGAGAATACTTAGAAGTTAACACTGCAGAAGGTACATACGTACGTCGTGCAACTAAATAA
- the purB gene encoding adenylosuccinate lyase: protein MITRYTRPEMAKIWSDENRYNCWLEVEILADEAWAELGEIPKEDVEKIRKNAKFTVERILEIEEETRHDVVAFTRCVSESLGEEKKWVHYGLTSTDVVDTAYGYQLKQANDILRKDLADFLEIIKEKALAYKDTVCMGRTHGVHAEPTTFGLKLALWYSEMKRNIERFEHAAKGVEAGKISGAVGTFANISPEVEAYVCGKLGIRPQEISTQILARDLHADYISTIALIATSIEKFATEIRGLQKSETREVEEFFAKGQKGSSAMPHKRNPIGSENMAGLSRVIRGHMVTAYENVNLWHERDISHSSAERIIIPDSTILLNYMLRRFGNIIKNLTVFPENMLRNMDATFGLIYSQRVLLKLIDKGMSREKAYDLVQPCTAKAWDEKLAFRSVLENQPEIMSTLSKEEIDDAFDYHYHIKNVDLIFKRVGIL, encoded by the coding sequence ATGATTACACGTTATACACGTCCAGAAATGGCAAAAATTTGGTCTGATGAAAATCGTTATAATTGTTGGCTAGAAGTTGAAATCTTAGCAGATGAAGCTTGGGCAGAATTAGGAGAAATCCCTAAAGAAGACGTAGAGAAGATTCGTAAAAATGCGAAATTCACAGTTGAACGTATTTTAGAAATCGAAGAAGAGACAAGACATGATGTCGTTGCTTTTACAAGATGTGTCTCTGAAAGTCTTGGAGAAGAAAAGAAATGGGTTCACTATGGCCTAACAAGTACCGACGTAGTGGATACAGCTTATGGTTATCAATTAAAACAAGCCAACGACATTTTACGAAAGGACTTAGCGGACTTCCTAGAAATTATTAAAGAAAAAGCACTGGCGTATAAAGATACAGTTTGCATGGGAAGAACGCATGGAGTTCATGCAGAACCGACCACATTTGGCTTGAAATTAGCCTTATGGTATTCAGAAATGAAGCGTAATATCGAACGCTTCGAGCATGCTGCAAAAGGGGTTGAAGCGGGTAAAATTAGTGGGGCGGTTGGAACTTTTGCCAATATTTCTCCAGAAGTAGAAGCCTATGTGTGTGGAAAGCTAGGAATTCGTCCTCAAGAAATCTCGACACAGATCTTGGCTCGTGATTTGCATGCGGATTACATTTCTACTATTGCATTAATTGCGACAAGTATTGAAAAATTCGCGACAGAAATCCGTGGACTACAAAAATCTGAAACACGTGAAGTAGAAGAGTTCTTTGCAAAAGGGCAAAAGGGATCTTCAGCAATGCCACATAAACGTAATCCAATCGGATCTGAAAATATGGCGGGACTTTCTCGTGTCATTAGAGGGCATATGGTTACAGCCTATGAGAACGTGAACTTATGGCACGAACGTGATATCTCACATTCTTCAGCTGAACGTATTATTATTCCAGATAGCACAATTCTACTCAACTATATGCTTCGTCGTTTCGGTAATATTATTAAAAACTTGACGGTGTTCCCAGAAAACATGTTACGCAATATGGATGCAACTTTCGGACTTATTTACAGTCAACGTGTGTTATTGAAACTTATCGACAAAGGAATGAGCCGCGAAAAAGCGTATGATTTAGTGCAGCCATGCACTGCTAAAGCATGGGATGAAAAGTTAGCTTTCCGTTCTGTTTTAGAAAACCAACCAGAAATTATGTCGACACTTTCAAAAGAAGAGATAGATGATGCATTCGATTATCATTACCATATTAAAAATGTAGATTTAATCTTTAAACGAGTTGGTATTTTATAA
- a CDS encoding GNAT family N-acetyltransferase, producing the protein MWYLKNYDELTKEEIVAIYKARIEIFIVGQDLNYQEIDDTDKKSRHLFEMNDVHEVISYLRIIPEKDKVRLGRVLIDKRYQGQGKGRALLERAKEVCKEWFIDTIIEVHAQAHLVKLYESLGFEVVSEPYDIVGVSHVTMELY; encoded by the coding sequence ATGTGGTATTTAAAAAACTATGACGAACTAACGAAGGAAGAGATTGTTGCGATTTACAAAGCCAGAATCGAAATCTTTATTGTCGGACAAGATTTGAATTATCAAGAAATTGACGATACGGATAAAAAATCAAGGCATTTATTTGAAATGAATGATGTTCATGAAGTGATTTCTTATTTACGCATTATCCCTGAAAAGGATAAAGTTCGTCTTGGTAGAGTGTTAATAGACAAGCGATACCAAGGGCAAGGAAAAGGTCGTGCGTTGTTAGAGCGCGCAAAAGAAGTTTGTAAAGAGTGGTTTATCGATACTATAATTGAGGTTCATGCACAAGCACACTTAGTAAAATTATATGAATCACTCGGGTTTGAAGTTGTTTCAGAACCATACGATATTGTTGGTGTTTCACACGTTACAATGGAGTTGTATTAG
- the ribF gene encoding riboflavin biosynthesis protein RibF has product MQTIELSHPYAKECIIQEPIVLALGFFDGIHLGHKEVITTAKKVAEERGYKVAVMSFNQHPSVIFQNVDPDSIQYVSPIERKKELLKELGVDIFYLVDFTKEFGALSPQEFVDQYIVGLNAKVVVAGFDYTYGKRDVANMELLPKYASNRFEIISIPEQKSDNGKISSTAVRDLLLQGEIEKANELLGYDYIMDGVVVHGFGRGSKMLGFPTANIEVSNDTFLLKNGVYIVEMFVEGKWIPGMASIGINPTFDDVHKVTIEVNLLDFDKDIYHLPVRVKWLKYLRPELKFEGIDALIAQLKKDEQDTRNYFKTKRG; this is encoded by the coding sequence ATGCAAACAATTGAGTTATCACACCCTTATGCTAAAGAGTGTATTATTCAGGAACCAATTGTCCTCGCTTTAGGATTCTTTGATGGAATTCATCTAGGACATAAAGAAGTGATTACAACAGCAAAAAAGGTCGCAGAGGAACGTGGTTATAAAGTAGCAGTGATGTCTTTTAATCAGCATCCATCTGTTATTTTCCAAAATGTAGATCCTGATAGCATTCAATATGTATCTCCTATAGAACGTAAGAAAGAACTATTAAAAGAACTTGGTGTCGATATTTTCTATTTGGTTGATTTTACAAAGGAATTTGGAGCTCTTTCACCACAAGAATTTGTAGATCAATATATTGTCGGTTTAAACGCAAAAGTTGTTGTTGCGGGATTTGACTATACTTATGGTAAACGAGATGTTGCAAATATGGAATTGTTACCAAAGTATGCTTCTAATCGTTTTGAGATTATTTCGATTCCTGAACAAAAGAGTGATAATGGAAAGATTAGTTCTACCGCTGTTCGTGATTTACTGCTCCAAGGTGAGATTGAAAAAGCTAATGAGTTGTTAGGTTACGACTACATTATGGATGGTGTTGTTGTTCACGGTTTTGGTCGCGGTAGTAAGATGTTGGGGTTCCCAACTGCGAACATTGAAGTTTCCAATGATACATTCCTTTTAAAAAATGGAGTTTATATTGTTGAAATGTTTGTGGAAGGTAAATGGATTCCTGGTATGGCTTCTATTGGAATCAATCCAACCTTTGATGATGTTCATAAAGTAACGATTGAAGTGAACTTGCTCGATTTTGATAAAGATATTTATCACCTTCCAGTTCGCGTGAAATGGTTAAAATACTTAAGACCAGAATTGAAATTTGAAGGAATCGATGCGTTAATCGCTCAATTAAAGAAAGATGAACAAGATACAAGAAATTATTTCAAGACAAAGAGAGGTTGA
- the truB gene encoding tRNA pseudouridine(55) synthase TruB: MDGILPLWKEKGMTSFDCVYKVRKILKTKKVGHSGTLDPEVDGVLPICIGKATKVVENLHEANKVYQGEITLGFSTETEDAHGNLVSTTPIETPFLNQEIDERMQEFIGEITQIPPMYSAVKVNGKRLYEYARAGEEVERPSRKATIFDFRRISEPVYNEDKKTQSWKFEVSCSKGTYVRTLSVDLGKSLGVKAHMSQLTRVKSGPFHADDCITLEQLNERVLNDNVQEALKPVDVVFDEYPRIILTKDEFIRFKNGALLTQDEFPQIVSPTACYYGDQLIAIYGPHPVKKGLLKPIKMF, from the coding sequence ATGGATGGAATCCTTCCATTATGGAAAGAAAAAGGCATGACGTCATTTGACTGTGTCTATAAAGTCAGAAAAATATTAAAAACAAAAAAAGTAGGCCATTCTGGAACACTGGATCCTGAAGTAGATGGAGTGTTACCGATTTGTATTGGTAAAGCGACTAAGGTTGTTGAGAATCTTCATGAAGCCAATAAAGTTTACCAAGGAGAAATCACATTAGGATTTTCGACTGAGACGGAAGATGCACATGGAAATCTTGTATCTACAACGCCTATTGAAACACCTTTTTTAAATCAAGAAATTGACGAAAGAATGCAGGAGTTTATTGGAGAAATTACTCAAATTCCGCCAATGTATTCTGCGGTTAAAGTAAATGGGAAACGTCTGTATGAATACGCAAGAGCCGGAGAAGAAGTGGAACGACCTTCTCGTAAAGCAACAATTTTCGACTTCAGACGGATTTCAGAGCCAGTGTATAATGAAGATAAGAAGACGCAATCATGGAAGTTTGAAGTGAGCTGTAGCAAAGGGACTTACGTTCGAACACTTTCTGTTGATTTAGGAAAATCATTGGGTGTTAAGGCGCATATGTCGCAATTAACCCGTGTAAAAAGTGGACCTTTCCATGCAGATGATTGCATTACATTAGAGCAGCTAAATGAACGTGTACTAAACGATAATGTTCAAGAAGCACTAAAACCGGTAGATGTTGTATTCGATGAATATCCTCGAATAATTTTAACAAAGGATGAATTTATCCGTTTTAAAAATGGTGCCCTTTTAACACAAGATGAGTTTCCACAAATTGTTTCACCGACTGCTTGTTATTATGGAGACCAACTTATAGCAATTTATGGTCCTCATCCAGTCAAAAAAGGCTTATTAAAACCAATAAAAATGTTTTAG
- a CDS encoding DegV family protein — protein sequence MSRVYIVTDSTADLTEEEVKQFEISIVPMNISIDDENYIDGVTITKDEFKQKMIASSELPKTAQPSIGRFVEVYDELGKNADSVISIQMMRSISGTVDAARQAADITETNVKVVDSDFTSRSMGMIVKEAAKAAQEGKTVEEILEIVEDAKKRTTLYLTVVNLDNLIKGGRISQLMGMFSNLLNIKLFLQVIHGKIEIIQKGRGLKSLQKKYDEIFEEMKAVPSGIQEIGIMHAGLSEFNEGNIARVRELFPNVPLTIVTTSPIIMSHTGVDAMAITYLENK from the coding sequence ATGTCTAGAGTATATATTGTAACGGACTCGACAGCAGATTTAACTGAAGAGGAAGTAAAACAATTTGAAATCTCCATCGTCCCAATGAATATTTCAATCGATGATGAAAACTATATCGATGGTGTAACGATTACAAAAGATGAATTTAAACAAAAAATGATTGCAAGCAGCGAGCTTCCCAAAACTGCTCAACCTTCTATTGGTCGTTTCGTTGAAGTGTATGACGAACTTGGTAAAAATGCGGACTCTGTTATTTCCATTCAAATGATGCGTTCGATTAGTGGTACCGTGGATGCCGCTCGCCAAGCAGCTGATATTACTGAGACAAACGTCAAAGTAGTTGATTCAGACTTCACTTCCAGATCTATGGGTATGATTGTTAAAGAGGCCGCAAAAGCCGCTCAAGAAGGAAAAACAGTAGAAGAAATTCTAGAAATTGTTGAAGATGCCAAGAAACGCACTACCCTTTACTTAACAGTCGTTAACTTAGATAACTTAATTAAAGGTGGACGAATTAGCCAATTAATGGGGATGTTTTCAAATTTACTTAATATTAAATTATTCCTACAAGTCATCCACGGAAAAATTGAGATTATTCAAAAAGGTCGAGGTTTAAAATCCCTTCAAAAAAAATATGATGAAATCTTTGAAGAAATGAAGGCTGTACCAAGCGGTATTCAAGAAATCGGAATTATGCATGCTGGTTTAAGTGAATTTAACGAAGGAAATATCGCTCGTGTACGTGAACTATTCCCTAATGTTCCTCTCACAATTGTAACAACTTCACCAATCATCATGAGCCACACTGGCGTTGATGCAATGGCGATTACTTACTTAGAAAATAAATAA